A genomic region of Arachis stenosperma cultivar V10309 chromosome 9, arast.V10309.gnm1.PFL2, whole genome shotgun sequence contains the following coding sequences:
- the LOC130950640 gene encoding probable inactive ATP-dependent zinc metalloprotease FTSHI 5, chloroplastic has product MDSIVHPHPLHSHSLRSPFPFQFPIRNQKLIPNLNLLRNNNPISITRASTTTPKHQNRNDVGVASPPKCLFKEALFCFTLGVTALGAFSTPPTATAIAVPAVVKDVFSWKKKNAGKEKAKSGHEYADCTEKLLETVSVLLRTVEGARNGNGGMEEVEAAMKAVNEKKEEVRGEINDRLYPQLRVLRRQKGALGKRAGQIIDEILAAKGEYEKLRRKEKKKGLEEEEKLTVETIEKKVAELEDEYNGIWEKVGDFEDAISRKETVALSYGVREINFIQWECEQMVERFKREMRHKEKTKSLSASPVTSLSKLDVQKDLETAQRKHLEQIILPSILDVEDLGPFFHQDSIDFAQRLKRRLQESRDMQRNLEAQIRKHMKKFGKENRYIVSSPEEDVIKGFPDVQLKWMFGNKEVVVPKAVSLHLYHGWKKWRKEAKADLKRNLMEDAEFGRKYVAERQERILLDRDRVMSRAWYNEEKNRWEMHPVAVPYAVSRKLIEHARIRHDWGAMYVALKGEEKEFYVDIKEFEMLFEDFGGFDELYMKMLASGVPTAVHLMWVPFSELDFRQQFLLIFRVFRWVFNGLWNSEVVVKARNRIFTELKDITDDLMMVIGFPIVEFLVPYPVRMRLGMAWPEEIYQTVDATWYLKWQSEAEFNYKSRLTDELTGWYFWFFVRAAVFGFVMFHVFKFLRRKVPRLFGYGPFRRDPNMQKLRRVKYYVNQKLRRIKQKRKDGVDPIKTAFEQMKRVKKPPIPLKNFASIESMKEEINEVVAFLQNPRAFQEMGARAPRGVLIVGERGTGKTSLALAIAAEARVPVVEIKAQQLEAGLWVGQSASNVRELFQTARDLAPVIIFVEDFDLFAGVRGTFIHTKNQDHESFINQLLVELDGFEKQDGVVLMATTRNLKQIDEALQRPGRMDRIFHLQRPTQTEREKILYLAAEETMDDQLIDYVDWKKVAEKTALLRPIELKLVPVALEGSAFRSKVLDTDELMSYCGLFATFSSAIPSFLRKTKIAKMLSKAWVNHLGLTLTKEDLQSVVDLMEPYGQISNGIELLSPPLDWTRESKFPHAVWAAGRGLIALLLPNFDEADNLWLEPLSWQGIGCTKITKARNEGSINGNSESRSYLEKKLVFCFGSHVASQMLLPFGEENFLSSSEIQQAQEIATRMVIQYGWAPDDSAAIYYHSNASTALSMGDDHEYVMAAKVEKMFDLAYLKASQMLQKNRQVLEKIVEELLEFEILTGKDLERITKDNGGIKEKEPFSLCELQASEPTSRGFLESGNALEVLS; this is encoded by the exons ATGGACTCTATAGTCCACCCTCACCCACTCCATTCCCATTCCCTCCGTTCACCATTCCCATTCCAATTCCCAATCCGAAACCAAAAACTCATTCCCAATTTAAACCTTCTCCGGAACAACAACCCCATCTCTATCACGCGCGCTTCCACAACCACACCCAAACACCAAAACCGAAACGACGTCGGAGTAGCCTCACCTCCCAAATGCCTCTTCAAGGAAGCGCTCTTTTGTTTCACCCTCGGAGTTACGGCCCTCGGCGCCTTCTCCACTCCTCCTACGGCAACTGCAATTGCCGTCCCTGCCGTTGTGAAAGATGTCTTTTCCTGGAAGAAGAAAAACGCCGGGAAAGAGAAGGCGAAGAGTGGTCATGAGTACGCTGATTGCACCGAGAAGCTTCTAGAAACGGTTTCGGTTCTTCTGAGGACTGTGGAAGGTGCTAGGAACGGGAACGGGGGAATGGAGGAGGTGGAGGCGGCGATGAAGGCGGTGAATgagaagaaggaggaggtgCGTGGGGAGATCAATGACAGGCTGTACCCGCAGTTGAGAGTTCTGAGAAGGCAGAAGGGTGCGTTGGGGAAGCGCGCCGGGCAGATAATCGATGAGATTTTGGCTGCGAAAGGCGAGTATGAAAAATTGAggaggaaggagaagaagaaggggttggAGGAGGAAGAGAAGTTAACGGTGGAGACGATAGAGAAGAAGGTTGCGGAGTTGGAGGATGAGTACAATGGGATATGGGAGAAAGTTGGGGATTTTGAAGACGCGATTTCAAGGAAGGAGACGGTGGCTTTGAGTTATGGAGTCAGGGAGATTAACTTCATTCAGTGGGAGTGTGAGCAGATGGTGGAGAGGTTTAAGCGAGAAATGAGGCACAAGGAGAAGACCAAAAG TTTGTCTGCAAGTCCAGTTACCAGTCTCTCAAAATTGGACGTTCAAAAGGACTTGGAAACTGCACAGAGAAAACATTTAGAACAAATCATTCTTCCTAGTATTTTGGATGTTGAAGATCTTGGGCCATTCTTTCATCAAGATTCCATTGATTTTGCTCAAAGATTGAAAAGACGTCTTCAAGAATCAAGGGATATGCAAAGAAATTTAGAGGCTCAGATAAGAAAACATATGAAGAAGTTTGGCAAGGAAAATCGCTATATTGTTTCCTCACCAGAAGAAGATGTGATTAAGGGTTTTCCTGATGTTCAGTTAAAGTGGATGTTTGGAAATAAGGAGGTTGTGGTTCCTAAAGCTGTTAGCCTTCATTTGTACCATGGTTGGAAGAAGTGGCGCAAAGAAGCTAAAGCGGATTTAAAACGCAATTTAATGGAAGATGCTGAGTTTGGCAGAAAATATGTGGCTGAAAGACAG GAAAGGATTCTTTTGGACCGTGATCGAGTAATGTCAAGGGCATGGTACAATGAAGAGAAAAATAGATGGGAAATGCATCCCGTGGCTGTTCCTTATGCTGTCTCCAGAAAGCTAATAGAGCATGCTCGGATTAGGCACGATTGGGGTGCCATGTATGTCGCATTAAAGGGGGAGGAGAAAGAATTTTATGTTGACATAAAG GAGTTTGAAATgctttttgaagattttgggGGTTTCGATGAGCTGTATATGAAAATGCTTGCCTCTGGTGTTCCAACAGCTGTTCATCTGATGTGGGTTCCTTTCTCAGAGCTGGACTTCCGTCAGCAGTTCCTTCTGATATTTAGGGTGTTTCGCTGGGTTTTTAATGGGCTGTGGAATTCTGAAGTTGTTGTGAAAGCAAGAAATCGGATCTTTACAGAACTTAAGGATATAACTGATGACTTAATGATGGTGATAGGGTTTCCTATTGTGGAGTTTTTAGTCCCTTATCCG GTGAGGATGAGATTAGGAATGGCTTGGCCAGAGGAAATATATCAGACAGTTGACGCCACGTGGTACTTGAAATGGCAATCAGAGGCAGAATTCAATTATAAATCCAGATTAACGGATGAACTCACTGGATGGTACTTTTGGTTTTTTGTTAGAGCTGCTGTATTCGGATTTGTTATGTTTCATGTGTTCAAATTTTTGCGGAGAAAAGTCCCACGTCTGTTTGGCTATGGTCCTTTTCGAAGAGATCCAAATATGCAGAAGTTGCGCCGAGTG AAGTATTATGTTAACCAAAAATTAAGAAGAATAAAGCAGAAGAGAAAGGATGGTGTTGACCCCATAAAGACAGCTTTTGAACAGATGAAG AGGGTGAAGAAACCACCAATACCTTTGAAGAATTTTGCAAGTATTGAGTCTATGAAAGAGGAAATCAATGAAGTTGTGGCATTTTTGCAAAATCCAAGGGCATTTCAAGAAATGGGTGCACGGGCACCTCGG GGAGTTCTTATTGTAGGCGAGAGGGGTACAGGAAAGACATCTCTAGCACTGGCTATCGCTGCCGAGGCAAGAGTGCCAGTTGTTGAAATTAAGGCCCAACAATTGGAAGCTGGCTTGTGGGTTGGACAAAGTGCATCTAATGTTCGGGAATTGTTTCAGACAGCAagagatttg GCTCCTGTAATAATATTTGTGGAGGATTTTGACCTTTTCGCTGGTGTACGTGGCACATTTATTCATACCAAAAATCAGGATCATGAATCTTTCATTAATCAACTGCTTGTGGAACTTGATGG CTTTGAGAAACAAGATGGGGTTGTTTTGATGGCTACTACAAGAAATCTCAAACAAATTGACGAAGCCTTGCAGAGGCCAGGTCGCATGGATAGAATATTTCATCTTCAAAGACCGACTCAAacagagagagaaaaaatattatacttGGCAGCAGAGGAAACCATGGATGATCAGCTTATTGATTATGTAGACTGGAAAAAG GTTGCTGAGAAGACAGCTCTTTTACGGCCTATTGAATTAAAACTCGTACCTGTTGCTTTAGAAGGAAGTGCCTTCCGAAGCAAAGTTCTTGACACAGATGAATTGATGAGCTACTGTGGTTTATTTGCA ACTTTCAGTTCTGCAATTCCCTCGTTTCTGCGGAAGACTAAAATTGCCAAGATGTTAAGCAAAGCATGGGTGAATCATCTTGGACTGACATTGACAAAGGAGGATCTGCAGAGTGTTGTTGATTTGATGGAACCATATGGTCAGATAAGCAATGGGATAGAGCTTTTGAGTCCCCCACTTGAT TGGACGAGGGAAAGCAAATTTCCACATGCTGTCTGGGCAGCTGGCCGTGGTCTTATTGCTCTTTTATTACCAAATTTTGATGAAGCTGACAATTTATGGCTTGAACCACTATCCTGGCAG GGAATCGGATGTACAAAAATCACAAAAGCAAGAAATGAAGGCTCCATTAATGGAAATTCAGAATCAAGATCATATCTTGAAAAGAAACTTGTCTTTTGTTTTGGATCACATGTTGCATCTCAAATGCTACTTCCTTTTGGGGAAGAAAACTTTCTGTCTTCATCTGAGATACAACAGGCGCAAGAG ATTGCTACAAGAATGGTCATTCAGTATGGTTGGGCCCCAGATGACAGTGCTGCAATTTATTACCATAGCAATGCG TCTACTGCACTAAGCATGGGGGATGATCATGAGTATGTGATGGCGGCTAAAGTTGAAAAG ATGTTTGATTTGGCATATCTCAAAGCAAGTCAAATGCTACAGAAAAATCGGCAGGTGCTAGAAAAGATTGTAGAGGAGTTACTTGAGTTTGAAATTTTGACTGGAAAG GATTTGGAAAGAATTACCAAGGATAATggtggaatcaaagagaaagaACCTTTTTCTCTTTGTGAACTTCAAGCTAGTGAG CCAACATCCCGCGGATTCCTTGAAAGTGGAAACGCATTGGAAGTGCTCTCCTAA